The following proteins come from a genomic window of Dermacentor albipictus isolate Rhodes 1998 colony chromosome 8, USDA_Dalb.pri_finalv2, whole genome shotgun sequence:
- the LOC139048480 gene encoding uncharacterized protein isoform X2: MPLPCKTVTTSECATASNKATKARKPTSEAKSADKPAAKPRRRRSQLNDTSESKNHQKRKPTSEAKTADKPAAKPRRRPRRSELNGTSKSRNRPTNSSGAIKGEMSDPLQSPGAATRSPSRDSVHELSIGVNGNKMAPEEPANQSAEIASVLAGEPGMPKGQLVKKCGQLVKKEKPLSKRMAKARLIPPSRRSTRKPAETLAPRKDSALDDDADTGDKNVTWNSCVRPPRLMRVPQLKKEGSPYKCCVWGCRAAGDEPFTGIWLFALPADQALRSAWFQNVPIDPENNRPLSPRLCFQHFKKEDFVVFKDRPIGLAEDAVPTHVAKEKLLY; this comes from the exons ATGCCTCTGCCGTGCAAAACAG TGACCACATCTGAGTGTGCCACTGCGTCAAACAAGGCTACCAAAGCAAGGAAGCCAACCTCTGAGGCCAAGTCAGCTGACAAGCCTGCTGCCAAGCCACGACGCCGGCGCAGTCAGCTCAACGACACGTCCGAGTCCAAGAATCACCAAAAAAGGAAGCCAACCTCTGAGGCCAAGACAGCCGACAAGCCTGCTGCCAAGCCACGACGCCGGCCCCGACGCAGTGAGCTCAATGGCACATCTAAGTCTAGGAATCGCCCTACAAACTCCAGTGGTGCCATCAAGGGGGAAATGTCGGATCCGCTGCAGTCACCCGGAGCTGCCACAAGAAGTCCGTCCCGGGACTCAGTGCATGAGTTGAGCATTGGAGTTAACGGAAACAAAATGGCGCCAGAGGAACCGGCAAATCAAAGTGCTGAGATTGCTAGTGTGCTTGCTGGAGAGCCCGGGATGCCGAAGGGACAGCTTGTTAAAAAATGCGGGCAACTGGTCAAGAAGGAGAAGCCATTGAGTAAACGGATGGCCAAGGCAAGGTTGATCCCGCCTAGCAGACGGAGTACGAGGAAGCCTGCGGAGACCTTGGCACCAAGGAAGGACTCTGCTTTGGATGATGACGCTGACACTGGGGACAAGAATGTCACATGGAATTCCTGCGTTCGGCCACCCCGGTTAATGAGGGTACCACA GCTGAAGAAAGAAGGCAGCCCGTACAAGTGTTGCGTCTGGGGATGCCGTGCGGCAGGCGACGAGCCCTTCACCGGCATCTGGTTGTTTGCTCTGCCTGCCGATCAAGCGCTGAGGTCGGCCTGGTTCCAGAACGTCCCCATCGACCCTGAAAACAACAGACCACTGAGCCCTCGGCTGTGTTTCCAGCACTTCAAGAAGGAGGATTTCGTCGTGTTCAAAGATCGCCCGATTGGGCTCGCCGAAGATGCAGTGCC
- the LOC139048480 gene encoding uncharacterized protein isoform X1 translates to MAAVRWAQLLLWPRLRASYLGVTTSECATASNKATKARKPTSEAKSADKPAAKPRRRRSQLNDTSESKNHQKRKPTSEAKTADKPAAKPRRRPRRSELNGTSKSRNRPTNSSGAIKGEMSDPLQSPGAATRSPSRDSVHELSIGVNGNKMAPEEPANQSAEIASVLAGEPGMPKGQLVKKCGQLVKKEKPLSKRMAKARLIPPSRRSTRKPAETLAPRKDSALDDDADTGDKNVTWNSCVRPPRLMRVPQLKKEGSPYKCCVWGCRAAGDEPFTGIWLFALPADQALRSAWFQNVPIDPENNRPLSPRLCFQHFKKEDFVVFKDRPIGLAEDAVPTHVAKEKLLY, encoded by the exons ATGGCGGCCGTGCGGTGGGCGCAGCTTCTACTGTGGCCGCGGCTGCGCGCgtcctatcttggag TGACCACATCTGAGTGTGCCACTGCGTCAAACAAGGCTACCAAAGCAAGGAAGCCAACCTCTGAGGCCAAGTCAGCTGACAAGCCTGCTGCCAAGCCACGACGCCGGCGCAGTCAGCTCAACGACACGTCCGAGTCCAAGAATCACCAAAAAAGGAAGCCAACCTCTGAGGCCAAGACAGCCGACAAGCCTGCTGCCAAGCCACGACGCCGGCCCCGACGCAGTGAGCTCAATGGCACATCTAAGTCTAGGAATCGCCCTACAAACTCCAGTGGTGCCATCAAGGGGGAAATGTCGGATCCGCTGCAGTCACCCGGAGCTGCCACAAGAAGTCCGTCCCGGGACTCAGTGCATGAGTTGAGCATTGGAGTTAACGGAAACAAAATGGCGCCAGAGGAACCGGCAAATCAAAGTGCTGAGATTGCTAGTGTGCTTGCTGGAGAGCCCGGGATGCCGAAGGGACAGCTTGTTAAAAAATGCGGGCAACTGGTCAAGAAGGAGAAGCCATTGAGTAAACGGATGGCCAAGGCAAGGTTGATCCCGCCTAGCAGACGGAGTACGAGGAAGCCTGCGGAGACCTTGGCACCAAGGAAGGACTCTGCTTTGGATGATGACGCTGACACTGGGGACAAGAATGTCACATGGAATTCCTGCGTTCGGCCACCCCGGTTAATGAGGGTACCACA GCTGAAGAAAGAAGGCAGCCCGTACAAGTGTTGCGTCTGGGGATGCCGTGCGGCAGGCGACGAGCCCTTCACCGGCATCTGGTTGTTTGCTCTGCCTGCCGATCAAGCGCTGAGGTCGGCCTGGTTCCAGAACGTCCCCATCGACCCTGAAAACAACAGACCACTGAGCCCTCGGCTGTGTTTCCAGCACTTCAAGAAGGAGGATTTCGTCGTGTTCAAAGATCGCCCGATTGGGCTCGCCGAAGATGCAGTGCC